One part of the Solanum dulcamara chromosome 3, daSolDulc1.2, whole genome shotgun sequence genome encodes these proteins:
- the LOC129882090 gene encoding peroxiredoxin-2E-2, chloroplastic-like produces MAAATASASFTLSKLLLKPSTSKPLSFLSPKKSNLFSSSSQFSSLKQPLHYLQSLKYSTTAATSRISATISVGDKLPSSTFSYFDSSDELKTLSVSDLTSGKKTILFAVPGAFTPTCSQKHLPGFMDKSKELKAKGVDTIACISVNDAFVMKYWKENLGIGDDEVMMLSDGNLEFTKAIGCELDLSDKPVGLGVRSRRYSMLVEDGVVKILNLEEGGAFNVSSAEDILKAL; encoded by the coding sequence ATGGCTGCCGCCACTGCTTCTGCTTCCTTCACTCTCTCAAAACTCCTCCTAAAACCCTCAACCTCAAaacccctttcttttctttccccCAAAAAATCCAAtcttttctcctcttcttccCAATTTTCATCTCTGAAACAACCCCTTCACTATTTACAATCTCTGAAATACTCCACCACCGCCGCCACTTCAAGAATCTCCGCCACTATATCCGTCGGAGACAAACTCCCCAGTTCCACCTTTTCTTACTTCGATTCATCCGATGAACTCAAAACCCTTTCAGTTTCAGACCTCACATCTGGGAAAAAAACCATTCTTTTTGCTGTTCCTGGTGCTTTTACACCTACTTGTTCTCAAAAACACCTTCCAGGTTTCATGGATAAGTCTAAGGAGCTTAAGGCTAAAGGGGTTGACACAATTGCTTGTATTTCTGTGAATGATGCATTTGTGATGAAATATTGGAAGGAAAATTTGGGAATTGGGGATGATGAGGTGATGATGTTGAGTGATGGGAATTTGGAGTTTACTAAGGCTATTGGGTGTGAGCTTGATCTTAGTGATAAACCTGTTGGGCTTGGTGTTAGGTCTAGAAGGTATTCTATGCTTGTGGAAGATGGGGTTGTTAaaatcttgaatttggaggaaggtGGAGCTTTCAATGTTAGTAGTGCTGAGGATATTCTCAAGGCCCTTTAG
- the LOC129882091 gene encoding phosphatidylglycerophosphate phosphatase PTPMT2-like — MYIEEEKGGELETGKEEEVVVVGGVIETAEKSSTAGKVLCCSGSSGKNAIFVLDVRRVMVGVGARALFYPTLLYNVVRNKIQVEFRWWDWIDEFVLLGVVPFQSDVKRLKELGVSGVVTLNEPYETLVPTSLYEAHGIRHLVLPTRDYLFAPSLNNICQAVEFIHENATNGQSTYVHCKAGRGRSTTIVLCYLVKYKKMTPNDAYNHVKSIRPRVLLASTQRQAVQDFYHLIVKKSYSSNPLTSMIPRSSRFLARRNLLAFDDGAVVVITETDLEGYDSSLDSRVAGSEIWADLNLIYRVRVAGGAALARLSCMWLRCHTDHKLPAESKQLKSFTVDIHVFS; from the exons ATGTATATAGAGGAAGAGAAGGGAGGAGAGTTGGAGACTgggaaggaggaggaggtggtggtggtgggtGGAGTGATAGAGACGGCAGAGAAATCATCTACTGCTGGTAAGGTTTTGTGTTgtagtggtagtagtggaaAGAATGCTATTTTTGTGTTGGATGTAAGGAGGGTCATGGTTGGAGTTGGAGCTCGGGCCTTGTTTTACCCCACACTTCTCTACAATGTTGTTAGGAACAAGATTCAGGTGGAGTTTCGCTGGTGGGACTGGATTGATGAG TTTGTGTTACTAGGTGTTGTTCCTTTCCAATCTGATGTGAAAAGGCTAAAGGAGCTTGGTGTGTCCGGTGTTGTCACCCTAAATGAGCCATATGAGACTTTAGTTCCGACTTCTTTATATGAG GCTCATGGTATTCGTCATTTGGTTCTCCCCACAAGAGATTACTTATTTGCCCCATCTCTGAATAATATATGTCAAGCTGTAGAGTTCATCCATG AAAATGCTACCAATGGACAAAGTACATATGTGCACTGCAAGGCTGGCCGAGGACGTAGCACGACCATTGTCTTATGTTACTTG GTTAAGTACAAGAAGATGACACCAAATGATGCATATAACCATGTGAAGTCAATTCGTCCAAGGGTGCTTTTGGCCTCTACCCAGCGACAG GCTGTCCAGGATTTTTACCATCTCATAGTGAAAAAGTCATATAGTTCTAACCCTTTGACTAGTATGATTCCACGGAGCTCAAGGTTTTTGGCTAGAAGAAATTTGCTAGCCTTTGATGATGGTGCTGTAGTTGTGATAACCGAAACAGATCTAGAGGGATACGATTCAAGCCTCGACTCTAGGGTAGCTGGATCTGAGATTTGGGctgatttgaatttgatttacaGAGTTCGAGTTGCTGGTGGGGCAGCCTTAGCAAGACTCTCCTGTATGTGGTTACGTTGCCACACTGACCATAAGCTGCCTGCAGAGAGCAAGCAACTGAAAAGTTTTACTGTAGATATACATGTGTTCTCTTAA